In Hippocampus zosterae strain Florida chromosome 3, ASM2543408v3, whole genome shotgun sequence, a genomic segment contains:
- the LOC127598252 gene encoding mucin-19-like codes for MDFKGVSQAAGPTGLPKHERGSPLTEKETGGGSLPGLQTNARPLALVPDCEHSERGGATAPRRECFENRRAPTAVELQAAAFFGQGSASENMSLVNLEMAALSPHGKESPCAATGALPLSGAETAAPLAPIHGRPALVQYQTVKPLASDSELAEEGQKKVGVSRFSFFSGEGTKSTSGLEEVLRDRTRNGSPESIREPSTSRRAALKAGHIVGGTGSGKVREKPSAMVRSQRQKHFIRRETVKLATEVGFVEEGQDVGVEGIHLRAVSPAGPGSAVQRPVWNRTEAGCLLGVASPKSVPERSPVLAEGRPDSGSSPIPVDDPPEAVAPSGRQNDISSEGSDPSVQRWLDTKSRGPIGTTDATLGQPSNPSEAMDKRAKPTRAASTPRGPPTDPWDRSVVAMPTRRRADEDRRDAPTSGNKSRERKCRFYILVTSEDAFFAETKACLEAAGHTAVRPSQFFLGGESSSLLIIIRNQDISAHLSEVPHLLELKKSPQVRFAGIDEPHDVMNLTHQELFLSGGFVMFDGPSLEALSLDEVKRLMEVLQELNKTGKWKWLLHYRDSRRFKENARFTAEAEEKKDLLSWCQETGLCAVLPYHQCDTKSTDHPDYLACLVHSQVQNIAARFPVFVTDTRSAEQFEKNGILTATKDSFLTRFST; via the exons ATGGATTTCAAAGGCGTCTCTCAGGCCGCCGGGCCGACGGGGCTGCCGAAACACGAAAGAGGCTCGCCTTTGACAGAAAAAGAAACGGGTGGCGGGTCTCTTCCGGGCCTTCAAACCAACGCTCGGCCTCTCGCTCTTGTCCCGGACTGCGAACATTCAGAGAGAGGTGGCGCCACGGCACCTCGCCGAGAATGCTTTGAGAATCGGCGAGCCCCGACTGCCGTTGAATTACAGGCGGCGGCTTTTTTCGGTCAGGGCTCGGCgtctgaaaacatgtctctGGTCAACTTGGAGATGGCAGCATTGAGCCCGCATGGGAAAGAAAGTCCGTGCGCAGCGACGGGTGCGCTCCCTCTTAGCGGAGCAGAGACGGCGGCTCCCTTAGCTCCGATACATGGGCGACCTGCCTTGGTTCAGTATCAAACTGTAAAACCTTTGGCATCCGACTCGGAGTTGGCCGAAGAAGGACAAAAGAAGGTTGGAGTGAGccggttttcctttttttccggaGAGGGGACGAAATCCACAAGTGGGCTGGAAGAGGTTCTTCGTGACCGCACCAGAAACGGTTCCCCCGAAAGCATCCGAGAACCATCAACGTCCAGAAGAGCAGCGCTGAAGGCGGGCCACATTGTCGGTGGGACCGGATCCGGCAAAGTGCGCGAAAAGCCTTCCGCCATGGTCCGAAGCCAGCGGCAGAAGCATTTCATCCGCCGTGAAACTGTCAAACTTGCGACTGAGGTGGGATTCGTTGAGGAAGGACAAGACGTAGGGGTGGAAGGAATCCACCTGAGGGCCGTTTCACCcgcaggccccgggagtgcGGTCCAACGGCCTGTCTGGAACCGGACGGAAGCGGGGTGTCTCCTCGGAGTCGCTTCTCCCAAAAGCGTCCCGGAACGCTCGCCGGTCCTTGCGGAAGGCCGGCCTGACTCCGGGTCCTCCCCCATCCCCGTGGACGATCCACCCGAGGCGGTAGCGCCTTCTGGCCGCCAGAATGACATCTCTTCGGAGGGTTCTGACCCGAGTGTTCAACGGTGGCTTGACACAAAGTCGCGTGGTCCCATCGGGACGACCGACGCGACTCTCGGTCAGCCCTCAAACCCGAGCGAGGCGATGGACAAGCGCGCAAAGCCGACCCGGGCGGCGTCGACCCCACGCGGGCCGCCGACCGATCCTTGGGATCGCTCCGTGGTCGCGATGCCGACGCGACGTAGGGCGGATGAGGATCGCCGGGACGCGCCCACGTCCGGGAACAAATCACGGGAAAGAAAATGCAGGTTCTACATATTGGTGACATCAGAAGATGCCTTCTTTGCGGAAACAAAG GCTTGTTTAGAAGCGGCGGGTCACACGGCGGTACGGCCGAGCCAGTTCTTCCTCGGCGGAGAGTCTTCGTCTTTGCTCATCATCATAAGGAACCAGGACATCTCGGCGCACCTCTCTGAG GTTCCACATCTACTGGAGCTGAAAAAGTCGCCGCAGGTGCGCTTTGCCGGCATTGACGAACCGCACGACGTCATGAATCTCACCCATCAGGAACTGTTCCTCAGCGGCGGCTTTGTGATGTTTGATGGGCCGTCCCTCGAAGCCCTCAGCCTGG ACGAGGTGAAAAGATTGATGGAAGTCCTGCAAGAgctgaacaaaacgggaaaGTGGAAGTGGTTGCTACACTACAGAGACAGTCGGCGATTCAAGGAGAACGCAAG GTTCACTGCCGAAGCAGAAGAGAAGAAGGACTTGCTGAGCTGGTGTCAAGAGACGGGCCTGTGCGCAGTTTTGCCCTACCACCAATGCGACACCAAGTCCACGGATCATCCCGACTATCTGGCTTGTCTGGTGCACTCGCAGGTCCAGAACATTGCGGCCCGTTTTCCCGTGTTTGTGACCG ATACAAGGAGCGCTGAGCAATTTGAGAAGAATGGAATTCTGACGGCGACCAAGGACTCTTTCCTCACGCGTTTTTCGACGTGA
- the LOC127598251 gene encoding LOW QUALITY PROTEIN: transcription initiation factor TFIID subunit 3-like (The sequence of the model RefSeq protein was modified relative to this genomic sequence to represent the inferred CDS: deleted 2 bases in 2 codons): MCESYGRSLLRVSVAQICQALGWDAVQLTACDLLADVLQRYIQQMGRVCHRYSELYGRTDPVLDDVSQAFRLLGVSLSELDDYVNNLEPVAFPQQLPAFPVGKNNVLQFPQPGASLAEERKEEIPDYMPPLVSLQEDEEEEEEEGLPAMGTSAEAMQVAVEEDEDDFDEDETVNDENHPLKRPPDSPDEALGMMPTAKRPRTLPGLSPEWGPEPREPLTSLNPQRVPPPAAPPSRDGLRPPSPESPPGAPPSFRAQPALPKYPEQKAPAVPAKKPKVPSPARQRTKSPKGPLHACGAGSPVHSPPKTPKERKKSPGRTKSPKSPKSPKVAAAAAAAAAKPPQAKADGLHKLPLSVLSERMGKENIHVRHNVDSKEPDGGPFLKAAPDNGAIEDSISTVIAKACLERRPDPFAFSSGSDSDSDDFPGPRGPSVAEPGAGSGAPPGAPAPLQLQLGPGKWTLDDSIDEVIRKAHRGGPSPRPPERQRYVSSGSASPPTPEPLLKVFREKAKLSAPDAKKKPKSKLRKKEKPRDKERDKDKDKSKLKDKNKEKSGKAKDSAKDGKLLWKDFGLKEDQLLAQPEAAVKLKGRDGEGAAGGGPKKDKDKHKDKKKDREKAKKEKEKKDKGKERSRDERHKQGPPAPAELPALFAPPSCQRLPALVPALMPALQDGKSKEKDKKKDKKEKKKKKERERAKEKERDKEEKRKEKERDKDKRDKDKDKERLRLEKVKAADAPLVAPSPVIPRLTLRVGGQDKIVISKVLPNSEAKVPAGKTAGAKSAPASRPRSPPPAPVPLPALPCAAGPPSPLAPALPPAAAAVAPSPSSSLLSAPCRLPPASSFKMPVRSVVTETVSTYVIRDESGNQIWICPGCDKPDDGSPMIGCDDCDDWYHWVCVGIVAAPPADQQWFCVKCSSKKKDKKHKKKKHKPH, translated from the exons ATGTGCGAGAGCTATGGCCGCTCGCTGCTGCGTGTGTCGGTGGCGCAGATCTGCCAGGCTCTGGGCTGGGACGCCGTTCAGCTAACCGCCTGCGACCTGCTGGCCGATGTGCTGCAGCGATACATCCAGCAGATGGGCCGAGTCTGCCATCGGTACTCGGAGCTGT ACGGGAGGACAGATCCCGTCCTGGACGACGTGAGTCAGGCTTTCCGGCTGCTGGGGGTGAGTCTGAGCGAGCTGGACGACTATGTCAACAACCTGGAGCCCGTGGCCTTCCCCCAACAGTTGCCCGCCTTCCCCGTCGGCAAGAACAACGTGCTGCAGTTCCCTCAGCCCGGCGCGTCGCTCGCCGAGGAGCGCAAGGAGGAAATTCCCGATTACATGCCGCCGCTGGTCTCCCTGCAAG aggatgaggaggaggaggaggaggagggccttCCCGCCATGGGCACCTCGGCCGAAGCCATGCAGGTGGCcgtggaggaggacgaggacgactTTGACGAGGACGAGACGGTCAACGACGAGAACCACCCGCTCAAGAGGCCCCCGGACAGCCCCGACGAGGCGCTGGGCATGATGCCCACGGCCAAGCGGCCGCGCACCCTGCCGGGCCTCAGCCCGGAGTGGGGGCCCGAGCCCCGGGAGCCCTTGACCTCCCTCAACCCTCAGCGCGTGCCCCCGCCGGCCGCGCCGCCCTCCCGCGACGGCCTGCGGCCGCCGTCCCCCGAGAGCCCGCCCGGGGCCCCGCCCTCCTTCAGAGCGCAGCCGGCCCTACCCAAATACCCCGAGCAAAAGGCCCCGGCCGTCCCCGCAAAGAAGCCCAAAGTCCCCTCGCCTGCCAGACAAAGAACTAAGTCGCCCAAAGGGCCGCTTCACGCCTGCGGGGCCGGCAGTCCCGTCCACTCCCCGCCCAAAACCCCCAAGGAGAGGAAAAAATCGCCAGGGCGGACAAAGAGTCCGAAAAGTCCCAAGAGCCccaaggtggcggcggcggcggcggcggcggcggccaagcCCCCGCAGGCCAAGGCGGACGGCCTTCACAAGTTGCCCTTGTCGGTGCTGAGCGAGCGCATGGGCAAAGAGAACATCCACGTGCGGCACAACGTGGACAGCAAGGAGCCCGACGGGGGCCCCTTCCTCAAAGCCGCGCCGGACAACGGCGCCATCGAGGACTCCATCAGCACCGTCATCGCCAAGGCCTGCTTGGAGCGCCGGCCCGACCCCTTCGCCTTCTCCTCGGGCTCCGACTCGGACAGCGACGACTTCCCCGGCCCCCGCGGGCCGAGCGTCGCCGAGCCGGGGGCCGGCAGCGGGGCCCCGCCGGGCGCCCCCGCGCCGCTCCAGCTGCAGCTGGGCCCGGGCAAGTGGACCCTGGACGACTCCATCGACGAGGTGATCCGCAAGGCGCACCGGGGCGGGCCCTCCCCCCGGCCGCCCGAGCGCCAGCGCTACGTCTCGTCCGGCTCCGCCTCTCCTCCCACGCCCGAACCCCTGCTCAAGGTGTTCCGGGAGAAAGCCAAGCTGTCGGCGCCGGACGCCAAGAAGAAGCCGAAGAGCAAGCTGAGGAAGAAGGAGAAGCCCCGAGACAAGGAGCGGGACAAGGACAAGGACAAGAGCAAGCTCAAGGACAAGAACAAGGAGAAGAGcggcaaggccaaggactcGGCCAAGGACGGCAAGCTTCTCTGGAAGGACTTTGGCCTGAAGGAGGACCAACTCTTGGCCCAGCCCGAGGCCGCCGTCAAGCTCAAAGGCCGGGACGGCGAGGGCGCCGCCGGCGGGGGCCCCAAAAAGGACAAGGAcaagcacaaagacaaaaagaaggaCAGGGAAAAGgccaagaaggagaaggagaagaaagacAAAGGCAAAGAGCGGAGCCGGGACGAGCGGCACAAGCAaggccccccggcccccgccgaGCTCCCCGCCCTCTTCGCTCCCCCCTCCTGCCAGCGCCTGCCCGCCCTCGTGCCCGCCTTGATGCCCGCCCTCCAGGACGGCAAGAGCAAGGAGAAGGacaagaagaaagacaagaaggagaagaagaaaaagaaggagcgAGAGAGGGCCAAGGAGAAGGAGCGCGACAAGGAGGAGAAGAGGAAAGAGAAGGAGCGCGACAAGGACAAACGGGACAAGGACAAGGACAAGGAGAGACTCCGATTGGAGAag GTGAAGGCGGCGGACGCTCCACTGGTGGCTCCCTCTCCCGTCATTCCCAGATTGACGCTGCGCGTGGGAGGCCAGGACAAAAT CGTGATCAGCAAGGTGCTTCCGAACTCCGAAGCCAAGGTCCCCGCTGGCAAGACGGCCGGCGCCAAGTCGGCCCCCGCCTCTCGGCCCCGCTCGCCCCCC CCGGCCCCCGTCCCGCTGCCGGCCCTGCCGTGCGCGGCCGGGCCTCCGTCGCCGCTGGCCCCGGccctcccccccgccgccgccgccgtcgcgccCTCGCCGTCGTCCTCGCTGCTGTCGGCG CCTTGCCGCCTCCCCCCCGCTTCCTCCTTCAAGATGCCCGTTCGCAGCGTGGTCACCGAGACGGTCAGCACCTATGTG ATTCGAGACGAAAGCGGAAATCAGATCTGGATCTGTCCTGGATGCGACAAGCCCGACGACGGCAGCCCCATGATCGGATGCGACGACTGCGACGACTGGTACCACTG ggTTTGCGTGGGAATTGTGGCGGCGCCCCCTGCAGACCAGCAGTGGTTTTGTGTCAAATGTTCCAGCAAGAAGAAggacaaaaaacacaagaagaagaaacacaaaCCGCACTAA